From Pieris rapae chromosome 3, ilPieRapa1.1, whole genome shotgun sequence, a single genomic window includes:
- the LOC110999321 gene encoding toll-like receptor 7, with protein sequence MDKVRFKMIISVIFFCLVMGAALTGAPDAADACFRVAGENVVKCNVRTLSSDRELPGSMHSDGAEKLAITCGPDLIETTIKDHQFSKMKDLAEITVTSCKILRLPGNVFEGLRRLKTLQLRTMNNDWGHNKELEMSFGAFNGLRELHTLDLGFNNIRKIPSDLFCALENIISLNLTRNKIKFVDELGFGHKCGSMLQTIDLSYNDIMSLPADSEILHLRRLTRLYLQNNKIGELPAEVFSDLLSLKVVNLSDNAINYLPEGLFQNTKEIREIYLRNNELEILPKRIFNRLDQLLVLDLSVNKLKGDHIEDETFSGLIRLIVLDLSHNAIARIAQNMFKDLFFLQNLNLINNSISFIDDNAFSPLFNLHTLNLGLNKLRTIEDHMFNGLFILNKLNLNNNLLSYVSENAFKNCSDLKELDLSSNKFTNVPEAISQLPFLKSLDLGENLLTEITNSSFQNLSQLTGLRLIENQIGNLTAGMFWGMPSLQVLNMAKNKIQSIGTETFQRNSQLEAVRLDTNYISDINGVFVSLTKLLWLNLSENHLVWFDYAFVPPNLKWLDIHANFIEILGNYYKIQSELRVKTLDASHNRIVSLSAMSLPNSIELLFINNNEIVTIEADTFVEKTNLTRVDMYANKVETLDANSLRIARSDDRTLPQFYISANPFRCDCTMKWLLLINSVTSRQYPYVMDLNNVVCKESYVRGVKNQAVSSLHIKDFLCKYDSHCPDDCTCCDFTFCNCKSVCPQDCSCYHDSTKTTNVVDCSAKKANTIPRDMPATATHIYFDGNSYNELNETLFELMRSAIVIYLNSSNIISVQNNTFRELGDLKILHLDNNKLKRLGGLEFSKLNNLRELYLQNNAIEFISNVTFTFLGSLEVLRLDGNRLVNYGLWHLDNNKKLQTLFVGNNLWSCDCKYIQGFLTYISQNVEKVVDIRNLWCISEKSSLSKKPLSLNVTICSEISDNSVISAFFVSNNIPLLASVLTGFMLILLILALVFTFRYACRMWLYSNCGIKLFPLASAFNDADKLYDAYICYSPKDEEFVIESLARELENGYPSYHLCLHYRDVPQFEATYAQFPDLVVEATEASRRIIVVLTKNFILTEWSQIEFRQAFQRALQNNPHKLIIVSVGLAPRDPELKSYLKTGLEITWKEKRFWERLRYAMPSCKRRGHKLKRLNYGRNSNTYTMDASVLNSTCQTLCGKSANSAERSPCDRPLSEHIYSTIDSDYSSNDFQGRHNPQAVVLQHTVQTYLV encoded by the coding sequence ATGGACAAAGTGCggtttaaaatgataattagcgtgatattcttttgtttagtGATGGGCGCGGCGCTCACGGGGGCGCCTGACGCTGCAGATGCATGTTTTCGAGTGGCCGGTGAGAACGTTGTGAAGTGCAATGTACGGACGCTGTCCTCGGATCGGGAGCTTCCCGGTTCGATGCACTCCGATGGCGCGGAAAAGCTTGCAATCACCTGCGGGCCGGATCTAATCGAAACCACTATCAAGGATCATCAGTTCAGTAAAATGAAAGATTTAGCGGAGATCACTGTGACCAGTTGCAAAATCCTTCGTCTGCCTGGAAACGTGTTCGAAGGACTTCGCCGTTTAAAGACCTTGCAGTTACGCACCATGAATAATGATTGGGGTCATAATAAGGAATTGGAGATGTCCTTCGGCGCCTTTAACGGCCTGAGGGAGCTTCACACTCTAGATCTCGGCTTTAATAACATAAGAAAGATACCATCCGATTTGTTCTGTGCTCtggaaaacataatttctcTAAATCTCACCCGCAATAAGATAAAGTTTGTTGACGAGCTTGGCTTTGGACACAAATGTGGTTCAATGTTGCAGACTATCGATCTGAGCTACAACGATATCATGTCTTTGCCAGCTGACTCTGAAATATTACATCTGCGACGGCTTACACGACTATACTTGCAGAACAATAAAATAGGCGAGTTGCCCGCCGAAGTTTTCAGTGACCTTCTATCGTTAAAAGTTGTGAACCTCTCAGATAAcgctataaattatttgcctGAAGGCTTGTTTCAAAATACGAAAGAAATTCGTGAAATTTACTTGAGGAACAATGAACTGGAAATATTGccaaaaagaatatttaacagGTTGGATCAGTTGCTTGTTTTAGATCTTTCGGTGAATAAATTAAAGGGCGACCACATAGAAGATGAAACGTTTAGTGGTCTAATACGATTAATTGTGCTCGACCTGTCTCATAACGCTATCGCCCGCATCGCTCAGAAtatgtttaaagatttattttttctacaaaatcTTAACCTAATCAACAACTCCATAAGTTTTATTGATGATAACGCGTTTTCACCACTTTTTAATCTCCATACATTGAATTTAGGGCTGAACAAATTACGAACAATTGAAGATCACATGTTTAACGGATTGTTCATAttgaacaaattaaatttgaataataatttattatcgtaTGTAAGTGAAAACgcgtttaaaaattgttccGATTTGaaggaattagatttaagttCGAATAAGTTTACTAATGTACCGGAAGCAATATCACAATTACCATTTTTAAAGTCGTtagatttgggtgaaaatttatTGACGGAAATAACGAATAGTTCGTTTCAAAATTTATCACAGTTAACGGGTTTGCGTTTAATCGAAAATCAAATTGGAAATCTCACAGCGGGTATGTTCTGGGGAATGCCTAGCCTACAAGTGCTTAATATggcgaaaaataaaatacagtcgATCGGTACTGAAACGTTTCAAAGAAACTCCCAGTTGGAAGCCGTGCGACTTGACACTAACTACATTTCAGATATAAATGGAGTATTTGTGTCTTTGACAAAGTTGCTATGGCTCAATTTATCCGAAAATCATTTAGTCTGGTTCGATTACGCTTTCGTCCCGCCGAACTTGAAATGGCTTGATATTCATGCGAACTTTATCGAAATTcttggtaattattataaaattcaaagcGAATTACGCGTTAAGACATTGGACGCGAGCCACAATCGTATAGTCTCTTTATCAGCCATGTCTTTACCAAATAGTAttgaacttttatttataaacaacaatGAAATAGTTACAATAGAGGCTGATACGTTTGTGGAAAAAACTAATCTTACACGTGTTGACATGTATGCTAATAAAGTCGAGACATTAGATGCGAACAGCTTGCGTATCGCGCGATCTGATGACCGTACATTACCTCAGTTTTATATAAGTGCTAACCCTTTTCGATGCGACTGTACAATGAAATGgcttttacttataaattccGTTACTTCCCGACAATACCCGTACGTGATGGATTTGAATAATGTCGTATGTAAAGAATCTTATGTCCGCGGTGTCAAAAACCAAGCCGTTAGTTCTCTCcatataaaagattttctttgtaaatatgACAGCCATTGTCCCGATGATTGTACTTGTTGTGATTTTACcttttgtaattgtaaatcGGTGTGTCCGCAAGACTGTTCTTGTTATCATGATTCGACAAAGACGACGAATGTAGTTGATTGTTCCGCGAAAAAAGCTAATACAATACCTCGCGATATGCCAGCGACTGCCACTCATATTTACTTTGACGGGAATTCTTATAATGAGCTTAATGAAACCCTATTTGAATTGATGCGGAGTgctattgtaatttatttaaattccagtaatataataagtgtCCAAAATAACACATTTCGTGAACTGGGTGACCTCAAAATACTGCATTTGgacaataacaaattaaaacgcCTTGGAGGCCttgaattttctaaattaaacaacTTAAGGGAATTATACCTACAGAACAACGCCATTGAGTTCATTTCGAATGTAACATTTACGTTTTTGGGTTCTTTAGAAGTTTTACGGTTGGACGGAAATAGACTCGTAAATTATGGCCTGTGGCATTTGGACAATAACAAAAAGTTACAAACTCTGTTCGTCGGCAATAACTTATGGTCTTgtgattgtaaatatatacaaggATTCCTCACATACATATCGCAGAATGTAGAGAAGGTTGTGGATATCCGTAATCTTTGGTGCATCAGTGAGAAATCTAGTTTATCGAAGAAGCCATTGAGTTTAAATGTGACGATTTGTAGTGAAATAAGTGATAATTCAGTGATAAGCGCGTTCTTCGTCTCTAACAACATACCATTACTGGCCTCGGTTCTCACCGGGTTCatgcttattttattaatattagcttTAGTGTTCACATTTAGATACGCTTGCAGAATGTGGTTATACTCAAATTGCGGTATTAAGCTCTTTCCCCTAGCAAGCGCTTTTAACGACGCCGATAAGCTTTATGACGCTTATATTTGTTACAGTCCAAAAGACGAGGAATTCGTTATAGAATCCTTGGCGCGGGAGCTTGAAAACGGCTATCCATCGTATCATCTCTGTTTACATTATAGAGATGTTCCACAATTTGAAGCAACTTACGCCCAGTTCCCTGACTTAGTGGTCGAGGCGACCGAAGCCTCGCGGCGTATAATAGTTGTTCTCACAAAGAACTTTATCTTAACGGAATGGTCTCAGATAGAATTCCGACAAGCATTTCAACGCGCACTCCAAAACAAtccacataaattaataattgtctCCGTAGGGCTCGCGCCGCGAGATCCGGAATTAAAGTCGTATTTAAAAACGGGTTTAGAGATAACGTGGAAAGAGAAACGTTTTTGGGAGAGGTTACGATACGCGATGCCATCGTGTAAGCGGCGCGGGCATAAGTTGAAAAGACTCAATTACGGAAGGAATTCCAATACGTACACAATGGACGCGTCGGTATTAAACAGCACTTGTCAAACGCTCTGCGGCAAATCGGCGAATTCCGCTGAACGTTCCCCATGCGATCGTCCTTTATCCGAACACATTTATTCCACTATCGATTCCGATTATTCGTCTAATGATTTCCAAGGCCGGCACAATCCGCAAGCTGTGGTATTACAACACACAGTTCAGACGTACCTGGTTTAA